One stretch of Epinephelus lanceolatus isolate andai-2023 chromosome 15, ASM4190304v1, whole genome shotgun sequence DNA includes these proteins:
- the sash1b gene encoding SAM and SH3 domain-containing protein 1 isoform X4 yields the protein MEELRKRKVVQDAEMGTVDSVATSLQLRSQIQESLGLSSTTSTPETERRFPVHKSSSDDGSGGKWDGKRKSKSFWQSFRKSQKGVLRQISKGDDVGFVASEITMSDEERIQLMMMVKENMISIEEALARLKEFEVQNRQTCRSDPTEWTDPSSPTTNESFNCNPCDLSDNEQEESVTFRRLHKLVNSTRKVKKKLIRIDESKRPGAEETLMTDGPPCGDGNTSLYSGVQKKLATCPVDSLASALRGQLTYDRDSDSLTTSPSSSSLDTCSSQKIFQAFSKSSGSPVHQETSVAGEVRELVKGSGSSFSETEVCNDEEPKIARSVTDGELRHRILSPLSHHGRACSFGGFDLTNRSLHTVVSDIDNTNKDGGGVRDPVKSPPTSRISLGKKVKSVRETMRKHISKRYHSSLSEQSSPDRISSCPHSPQIDSDSLEKPKLKPGGSVESLRSSLSGQSSMSGQTVGTTDSSNSNRESVKSEDGEEDELPYRGPFCGRALVHTDFTPSPYDTDSLKLKSGDVIDVISKPPMGTWMGMLNGKVGTFKFIYVDVLNEEEVKPKKTRRRRKARQPKPTSVEELLDRINLKEHLPTFLFNGYEDLDTFKLLEEEDLDELNIRDPQHRAVLLTAVELLQEYDGGSGSSDPERGSQSGGTQEKLLLDRRGLSGDSPRDSGCYESNENLENGRDKKTSSSISRSSSGFESSHLPSPGYPALPQTLTSTSSRKTSLQSKPGRLPRILPPLRPPKPSLRLLRGYLPSGAIARSQSCMELRRSRAPDLLRRSFSLTVLHKVQQRRLRNLTSSASTGSRQHTVNPPKHCEVMSACSQSSTMSCKAVCSTFSKDTAKVCVPKQAERTQITHLQLPAERSNHPLTPPSSPNPHPEPVLTETACTNHISSEEKVSRSFSATSEARRLKMRRSQKTSKPELPDLRQTPGAGC from the exons ATGGAGGAGCTACGGAAACGCAAAGTAGTACAAGATGCAGAGATG GGAACAGTTGACTCAGTGgccacatcactgcagctccGCTCTCAGATACAG GAATCCCTTGGACTCAGCAGCACCACGTCCACTCCAGAGACTGAGAGAAg GTTTCCTGTGCACAAATCAAGCTCTGATGATGGATCGGGAG GAAAATGGGATGGAAAGAGAAAGAGCAAGTCTTTTTGGCAGAGTTTTCGAAAGTCACAGAAAGGAGTGTTGCGTCAGATTTCAAAAG GTGACGATGTTGGTTTTGTGGCCAGTGAAATCACCATGAGTGATGAAGAGCGTATCCagctgatgatgatggtgaaggAGAATATGATCTCCATAGAGGAAGCCCTGGCACGG CTGAAGGAGTTTGAGGtacaaaacagacagacatgcaggtCTGATCCCACAGAGTGGACCGATCCCTCCAGTCCCACCACAAATGAGTCATTCAACTGCAAC CCTTGTGACCTGTCAGACAATGAACAAGAGGAATCTGTGACGTTCAGGAGGCTCCACAAACTGGTCAACTCGACCCGGAAGGTGAAGAAGAAGCTGATCAGAATCGATGAGTCTAAGAGGCCCGGAGCAGAGG AGACTCTAATGACAGATGGCCCTCCGTGTGGAGATGGCAACACCTCCTTGTACTCAGGTGTACAGAAGAAGCTTGCCACTTGCCCCGTGGATTCCCTCGCTTCAGCTCTGCGGGGCCAGCTCACCTACGACCGGGACTCTGACAGCCTGACCACCTCCCCTTCCTCCAGCAGCCTGGACACCTGCAGCAGCCAGAAGATCTTCCAGGCCTTTAGCAAGTCTAGCGGGAGCCCCGTTCATCAGGAGACAAGCGTTGCAGGGGAGGTGAGGGAGTTAGTTAAAGGCAGCGGCTCTTCCTTTTCTGAAACGGAGGTTTGCAACGATGAGGAACCCAAAATCGCTCGCTCAGTGACCGATGGGGAGCTCCGTCACCGGATCCTCAGCCCGCTCAGCCACCATGGG AGAGCTTGTAGCTTTGGAGGATTTGACCTGACCAACCGCTCACTGCACACAGTCGTCTCTGACATCGATAACACT AATAAAGACGGAGGCGGTGTGAGAGATCCCGTCAAGTCTCCACCGACATCTCGTATTTCCCTGGGCAAAAAAGTCAAGTCTGTGAGAGAAACTATGAGAAAACACATATCCAAGAGATACCACAGTTCTCTCTCTGAACAG TCAAGCCCAGATCGCATCTCCAGCTGCCCTCACTCGCCTCAGATAGACTCTGACTCTTTGGAGAAGCCCAAACTGAAACCAGGAGGCTCTGTGGAAAGCCTGAGGAGTTCCCTCAGCGGACAAAGCTCCATGA GCGGTCAGACTGTGGGCACCACTGACTCCTCtaacagcaacagagagagcGTGAAATCTGAGGATGGGGAGGAGGATGAGCTGCCGTACCGCGGACCCTTCTGTGGACGCGCTCTAGTTCACACTGACTTCACCCCCAGTCCCTACGACACAGACTCCCTCAAACTGAAG AGCGGAGACGTAATCGATGTCATCAGTAAGCCTCCGATGGGTACGTGGATGGGGATGCTCAATGGTAAAGTCGGCACCTTCAAGTTTATTTATGTGGACGTCCTGAATGAAGAGGAGGTGAAGCCCAAAAAGACGCGCAGGAGGAGGAAGGCCCGGCAACCCAAACCCACATCAGTAGAGGAGCTCCTAGATCGCATCAACCTCAAA GAGCATCTTCCCACCTTCCTTTTTAATGGCTACGAGGATCTGGACACATTCAAGTTGCTGGAAGAGGAGGACCTGGACGAGCTGAACATCAGAGACCCTCAGCACAGAGCTGtgctgctcactgctgtggagctgctgcaggagtaTGATGGTGGGTCAG GAAGCAGCGACCCAGAGCGAGGCAGTCAGTCTGGAGGCACACAGGAGAAGCTGCTCCTGGACAGGCGTGGCCTCTCAGGAGACTCCCCACGAGACTCCGGCTGCTACGAGAGCAATGAGAACCTTGAGAACG gAAGGGACAAAAAGACATCTTCATCCATCAGCAGGTCCTCTTCTGGTTTTGAGTCGAGCCACCTCCCGTCCCCAGGGTACCCAGCTCTCCCCCAGACCCTGACCTCCACCAGCTCTCGTAAGACTTCACTCCAAAGTAAACCAGGACGTCTGCCCCGTATCTTACCGCCACTAAGACCTCCAAAACCCAGCTTACGTCTCTTAAGGGGTTATCTTCCCAGTGGAGCCATTGCTCGGAGCCAGAGCTGCATGGAGCTGAGAAGAAGCCGAGCACCAGATCTGCTGAGGCGGAGCTTCTCCCTGACTGTCCTCCACAAAGTGCAGCAGAGAAGACTGAGGAATCTGACCTCCAGCGCCAGTACTGGGAGCAGACAGCACACAGTAAATCCTCCAAAACATTGTGAGGTCATGTCTGCGTGCTCCCAATCTTCAACCATGTCATGTAAAGCAGTGTGCAGCACTTTCAGCAAAGACACAGCAAAAGTGTGTGTTCCTAAACAAGCAGAAAGAACACAAATCACACACCTCCAGCTGCCAGCAGAGAGGTCCAATCATCCTTTAACTCCACCCTCCTCACCAAACCCACACCCAGAGCCTGTGCTAACAGAGACCGCCTGCACAAACCACATCTCCTCAGAGGAGAAGGTGAGCCGCTCATTTTCAGCCACTTCTGAAGCGCGCCGGCTGAAAATGAGGAGAAGTCAGAAGACATCCAAACCTGAGCTCCCTGACTTAAGACAGACTCCAGGTGCAGGGTGTTGA
- the ddo gene encoding D-aspartate oxidase, with the protein MKSTQVVVVGGGVVGFSTAVCIAEALPSCSVTLLAEKFSPDTTSDGAAGLMFAAKFPDIPLERQRRWFKNSFDHLLALATSQHSPDAGVMLSSGWQIFKDVPTDKKPFWSDFVIGFRFMTDAELKMFPDHKFGHAFTTIKCECPSYLPWLKNRFREAGGQVEQRKVNSLQELSSSFDLIVNCSGLGSRTLVGDNDIYPIRGQVLKVEAPWLKHFIRAGDGMTYIYPGIDAVTIGGTRQEGDWRLQVDEGDTESILERCSRLEPSISKAKVLSKWVGLRPTRRNPRVEREVMQLQGRRVPVVHNYGHGAWGVTIAWGTAVDALGLVRKCLRDLPQKAKL; encoded by the exons ATGAAAAGCACCCAGGTTGTGGTGGTCGGAGGAGGTGTGGTCGGCTTCTCCACTGCTGTCTGCATCGCTGAGGCTCTGCCTTCCTGTTCTGTCACTCTGCTGGCGGAGAAGTTCAGTCCAGACACCACCAGTGATGGAGCTGCTGGGCTCATGTTTGCTGCAAAGTTTCCAG ATATTCCCTTGGAGAGACAAAGACGCTGGTTCAAGAACAGCTTTGATCACCTGCTGGCTCTTGCTACATCCCAACACTCACCAGATGCTGGAGTCATGCTGAGCTCTGG CTGGCAAATTTTCAAGGACGTTCCAACCGATAAGAAGCCCTTCTGGTCAGATTTTGTGATCGGCTTCAGATTCATGACTGACGCTGAACTGAAAATGTTTCCAGATCACAAGTTTGGCCATGCGTTCACCACCATTAAATGTGAATGTCCCAGCTACCTGCCATGGCTCAAGAACAG GTTCAGAGAAGCTGGCGGTCAGGTGGAACAAAGGAAGGTCAACAGTCTTCAGGAATTAAGCAGCAGCTTTGACCTCATAGTCAACTGCTCCGGCCTGGGCTCTAGAACGCTGGTGGGTGACAACGACATCTACCCCATCAGAGGTCAGGTCCTCAAGGTGGAGGCCCCCTGGCTTAAGCACTTCATCCGAGCTGGAGATGGAATGACCTACATCTACCCTGGCATAGACGCCGTCACCATAGGCGGCACGAGGCAGGAGGGGGACTGGCGGCTACAAGTGGACGAAGGTGACACGGAGAGCATCCTGGAGCGCTGCAGCAGGCTGGAGCCGTCCATCAGCAAAGCCAAAGTTCTCAGCAAGTGGGTCGGTCTGAGGCCAACCAGGAGGAACCCGAGGGTGGAGAGGGAGGTGATGCAGCTGCAGGGTCGCAGGGTGCCTGTGGTACACAACTACGGCCACGGAGCATGGGGAGTCACCATTGCCTGGGGTACCGCCGTGGACGCACTGGGGCTGGTCAGGAAGTGCCTTCGTGATCTGCCACAAAAGGCTAAACTGTGA